From a region of the Haloferax volcanii DS2 genome:
- a CDS encoding GTP-dependent dephospho-CoA kinase family protein — protein MLTLPTALRAAFKEPFGPVYAEADDLLADASSEDADAPLVAVGDVVTFHLRRAGRPPDVAVVDGKTKREAVGEEIRRAVETGRLVEVENEPGTVSVALVEALVAALDDPDPTTLLVEGEEDLATLPAVLAAPVGSTVVYGQPDEGMVRVAVTDAAKSEMRDLLARFDGDFDAVVAPIDA, from the coding sequence ATGCTCACCCTGCCGACGGCGCTTCGGGCGGCGTTCAAAGAGCCGTTCGGCCCGGTGTACGCCGAGGCCGACGACCTGCTGGCAGACGCATCCAGCGAGGACGCGGACGCGCCGCTCGTCGCCGTCGGCGACGTCGTCACCTTCCACCTCCGCCGCGCCGGTCGCCCGCCGGACGTGGCCGTCGTCGACGGCAAGACGAAGCGCGAGGCCGTCGGCGAGGAGATTCGCCGCGCGGTCGAGACCGGCCGTCTCGTCGAGGTCGAAAACGAACCGGGAACCGTCTCCGTCGCCCTCGTCGAGGCGCTCGTGGCCGCGCTCGACGACCCCGATCCGACGACGCTCCTCGTCGAGGGCGAAGAGGACCTCGCCACGCTCCCGGCGGTGCTCGCCGCGCCCGTCGGTTCGACCGTCGTCTACGGCCAGCCTGACGAGGGAATGGTCCGCGTCGCCGTCACCGACGCGGCCAAAAGCGAGATGCGGGACCTCCTCGCGCGGTTCGACGGCGACTTCGACGCCGTCGTCGCGCCCATCGACGCCTGA
- a CDS encoding DUF5808 domain-containing protein: MADKPQRGTLFGIPYNFERPSAGRLLSSYWQPGKGMLVEKPFGIGYTLNLASWRSWVVLLVAGGLLWNERQKAEETEDEAEADDGPVEVIVD; this comes from the coding sequence ATGGCAGACAAACCGCAGCGCGGAACGCTTTTCGGCATCCCGTACAACTTCGAGCGCCCGAGCGCCGGCCGACTGCTCTCGTCGTACTGGCAGCCCGGCAAGGGCATGCTGGTCGAAAAGCCGTTCGGCATCGGCTACACGCTGAACCTCGCGAGCTGGCGGTCGTGGGTCGTCCTCCTCGTCGCCGGCGGCCTCCTCTGGAACGAGCGCCAGAAGGCGGAAGAGACGGAAGACGAGGCCGAGGCCGACGACGGCCCCGTCGAAGTCATCGTCGACTGA
- a CDS encoding 30S ribosomal protein S24e: MDIEIISEEENPMLHRTDVRFEIVHEEATPSRLSVRDSLAAKLNKDSDEVVVHELDTKFGMRKTAGYAKVYESPEFARDVEQDHMLERNKITDAEVEAEEA, from the coding sequence ATGGATATCGAAATCATCTCCGAGGAGGAGAACCCCATGTTGCACCGGACGGACGTTCGATTCGAGATCGTCCACGAGGAAGCGACGCCCTCTCGTCTGTCGGTCCGCGACTCGCTCGCGGCCAAACTGAACAAGGACTCCGACGAAGTCGTCGTCCACGAACTCGACACGAAGTTCGGCATGCGCAAGACCGCGGGCTACGCGAAGGTCTACGAGAGCCCCGAGTTCGCGCGCGACGTCGAGCAGGACCACATGCTCGAGCGCAACAAGATTACCGACGCCGAAGTCGAAGCCGAAGAGGCGTAG
- a CDS encoding non-canonical purine NTP pyrophosphatase translates to MLRYVTTNAGKVREALSYLDDDVTQLDFDYTEVQASDLGPIAAHGAREAYRYADEPVLVDDAGLFIDGFEGFPGPYSSYVEDTLGVEAVHRLAAAELDEPRRASFRCVLAYCDGEPFEASPNPIDRDDRTVAAARGAEQDAEETEALPVKLFTGSVNGRIVPPRGEGGFGYDPIFEHDGATFAEMSAEEKNGISHRGRALAKFSTWYAER, encoded by the coding sequence ATGCTCCGATACGTCACCACGAACGCGGGGAAGGTCCGCGAGGCGCTTTCGTACCTCGACGACGACGTGACCCAACTCGACTTCGACTACACCGAGGTGCAGGCGTCCGACCTCGGCCCCATCGCGGCCCACGGCGCGCGCGAGGCCTACCGCTACGCCGACGAGCCGGTGCTCGTGGACGACGCCGGTCTCTTCATCGACGGCTTCGAGGGCTTTCCCGGCCCGTACTCCTCGTACGTCGAAGACACCCTCGGCGTCGAGGCGGTTCACCGACTGGCCGCGGCCGAGCTCGACGAGCCCCGCCGGGCCTCGTTCCGCTGCGTCCTCGCGTACTGCGACGGCGAGCCGTTCGAGGCGAGTCCGAACCCGATAGACCGCGACGACCGGACCGTGGCGGCCGCACGCGGCGCGGAACAGGACGCAGAAGAGACGGAGGCGCTCCCGGTGAAGCTCTTTACCGGAAGCGTCAACGGCCGCATCGTCCCGCCGCGCGGCGAGGGCGGCTTCGGCTACGACCCCATCTTCGAGCACGATGGCGCGACGTTCGCGGAGATGAGCGCCGAGGAGAAAAACGGCATCTCCCATCGCGGGCGGGCGTTAGCGAAGTTCTCGACGTGGTACGCCGAGAGATAG
- a CDS encoding DUF5787 family protein, with the protein MPVPASSPSEFAFELALCARLEQTTDWLPARQLGASVASPGSRIIDVCAVVPGPGFDDRARITDRAIPAAAIESDVGAGSAVFWRDGFDCHPGRARRATDRAVEVGFFESERRRSREYVRRAARYPDDWFARLVGIENKPDLGSPGDLLRQLRLDVSLAVFDEVILTTESYVTGAHLNRIPEEVGVWRFDPDTGDREVVREPRPLSPDSTGVEPVEYHSLHTDVALVSPAEKRTARLRLAERAYGKGWRAYDLPGCARARVDADGRPVCDHFDHVVDPGSECGPDCPAFEAADPPELDRDGLRESRTDWVADPPGAVRRQSGLDRYR; encoded by the coding sequence GTGCCCGTTCCGGCGTCGTCGCCCTCGGAGTTCGCCTTCGAACTGGCGCTTTGCGCCCGCCTCGAACAGACGACCGACTGGCTCCCCGCGCGCCAACTCGGCGCGTCCGTCGCCTCGCCGGGGAGCCGCATCATCGACGTGTGCGCCGTCGTCCCGGGGCCGGGGTTCGACGACCGCGCCCGCATCACCGACCGCGCGATTCCCGCGGCGGCCATCGAGAGCGACGTGGGAGCCGGCAGCGCCGTCTTCTGGCGCGACGGCTTCGACTGCCACCCCGGCCGCGCCCGGCGCGCCACCGACCGCGCCGTCGAGGTCGGCTTCTTCGAGTCCGAGCGCCGCCGGAGCAGGGAGTACGTCCGCCGCGCCGCCCGCTACCCGGACGACTGGTTCGCCCGGCTCGTCGGCATCGAGAACAAACCCGACCTCGGAAGCCCCGGCGACCTGCTCAGACAGCTTCGCCTCGACGTGAGCCTCGCGGTCTTCGACGAAGTGATTCTCACGACTGAGAGCTATGTTACCGGCGCGCACCTCAACCGCATTCCGGAGGAAGTCGGCGTCTGGCGCTTCGACCCCGACACCGGCGACCGCGAGGTGGTCCGCGAGCCTCGCCCGCTTTCGCCCGACTCGACCGGCGTCGAACCCGTCGAGTACCACTCGCTGCACACCGACGTGGCGCTCGTCTCGCCCGCAGAAAAGCGAACCGCGCGCCTCCGACTCGCCGAGCGCGCCTACGGCAAGGGATGGCGCGCCTACGACCTGCCGGGCTGTGCCCGCGCCCGCGTCGACGCCGACGGCCGCCCGGTCTGCGACCACTTCGACCACGTCGTCGACCCCGGTTCGGAGTGCGGCCCGGACTGCCCGGCGTTCGAGGCGGCCGACCCGCCCGAACTGGACCGCGACGGCCTCCGCGAGTCCCGGACGGACTGGGTCGCTGACCCGCCCGGCGCGGTCCGCAGACAGTCGGGACTCGACCGGTATCGCTGA
- a CDS encoding bifunctional N(6)-L-threonylcarbamoyladenine synthase/serine/threonine protein kinase, protein MRILGIEGTAWAASAAVFETDDPDALRSGTGRTPDPAVDHVFIESDPYQPDSGGIHPREAAEHMGTAIPEVVETALEHAAARHDGDGPVVDGVAFSRGPGLGPCLRIVGTAARSVAQTLDVPLLGVNHMVAHLEIGRYQSGFDSPVCLNASGANAHLLGYHNGRYRVLGETMDTGVGNALDKFTRHVGWTHPGGPKVEAAAEDGDYVELPYVVKGMDFSFSGIMSAAKDEADAGTPVPDICAGLQETVFAMLTEVAERALSLTGTDELVLGGGVGQNARLREMLAEMCDQRGAKFHAPEPRFLRDNAGMIAALGARMLAAGDTLAVEESTVDPNFRPDQVDVTWRGADESVARAYTDDGAIRGAEATVDIGTEEVVKRRVPKTYRHPELDDRLRRERTKTEARLTSDARRAGVRTPVVRDVDPVDGVIAFQRVGDADLAERLDPEAVRVVGEYLARLHEAGIVHGDPTTRNVRVGTGPDGDPRVYLIDFGLGFHTGHVEDHAMDLHVFAQSVQGTAADADPLIDALEAGYEAVGSAEVIARLREVESRGRYR, encoded by the coding sequence ATGCGCATTCTCGGAATCGAAGGTACAGCGTGGGCCGCGAGCGCCGCGGTTTTCGAAACCGACGACCCCGACGCGCTCCGCTCCGGTACCGGACGGACGCCCGACCCCGCGGTCGACCACGTCTTCATCGAATCTGACCCGTACCAGCCCGACAGCGGCGGCATCCACCCGCGCGAGGCCGCAGAGCACATGGGGACCGCCATCCCCGAGGTCGTCGAAACCGCGCTCGAACACGCCGCGGCGCGACACGACGGCGACGGTCCCGTCGTCGACGGCGTCGCCTTCTCTCGCGGCCCCGGTCTGGGACCGTGTCTCCGCATCGTCGGCACCGCGGCCCGCTCGGTCGCCCAGACGCTCGACGTGCCGTTGCTGGGCGTCAACCACATGGTCGCGCACCTCGAAATCGGCCGCTACCAGTCCGGCTTCGACTCGCCGGTGTGTCTGAACGCCTCGGGCGCGAACGCCCACCTGCTCGGCTACCACAACGGCCGCTACCGCGTCCTCGGCGAGACGATGGACACCGGCGTCGGCAACGCCCTCGACAAGTTCACCCGCCACGTCGGCTGGACCCACCCCGGCGGCCCGAAGGTCGAGGCGGCCGCGGAGGACGGCGACTACGTCGAACTGCCGTACGTCGTCAAAGGGATGGACTTCTCGTTTTCCGGCATCATGAGCGCCGCGAAGGACGAGGCGGACGCGGGCACGCCCGTCCCCGACATCTGCGCCGGTCTCCAAGAGACCGTCTTCGCCATGCTCACCGAGGTGGCCGAGCGCGCCCTGTCGCTGACGGGGACGGACGAACTCGTCCTCGGCGGCGGCGTGGGCCAGAACGCCCGCCTGCGCGAGATGCTCGCGGAGATGTGCGACCAGCGCGGCGCGAAGTTCCACGCGCCCGAACCGCGGTTCCTCCGCGACAACGCCGGCATGATAGCCGCCCTCGGCGCGCGGATGCTCGCCGCGGGCGACACGCTCGCGGTCGAGGAATCGACCGTCGACCCGAACTTCCGGCCCGACCAGGTCGACGTGACGTGGCGCGGCGCGGACGAGTCGGTCGCGCGCGCCTACACCGACGACGGCGCGATTCGCGGGGCCGAGGCGACCGTCGACATCGGTACCGAGGAGGTCGTCAAGCGGCGCGTCCCGAAGACGTACCGCCACCCGGAACTGGACGACAGGCTCCGACGCGAGCGTACGAAGACGGAGGCACGGCTGACGAGCGACGCCCGGCGCGCCGGCGTTCGGACGCCCGTCGTCCGCGACGTGGACCCCGTCGACGGCGTCATCGCGTTCCAGCGGGTCGGCGATGCCGACCTCGCGGAACGGCTCGACCCCGAGGCCGTCCGCGTCGTCGGCGAGTACCTCGCGCGACTCCACGAGGCCGGTATCGTCCACGGCGACCCGACGACGCGGAACGTCCGTGTCGGAACGGGGCCGGACGGCGACCCGCGCGTGTATCTCATCGACTTCGGCCTCGGCTTCCACACGGGCCACGTCGAGGACCACGCGATGGACCTCCACGTGTTCGCCCAGAGCGTCCAGGGGACCGCCGCCGACGCCGACCCGCTCATCGACGCGCTCGAAGCGGGCTACGAGGCCGTCGGTTCGGCCGAGGTCATCGCCCGGTTGCGCGAGGTCGAGTCGCGCGGCCGGTACCGGTAG
- a CDS encoding DNA-directed RNA polymerase codes for MYKRVRLKDTVEVPPRHLGDVTPERVKRLLQDKLEGRMDEDVGSVVSVVNVNDIGEGTVLPNRPGVYYEADFDAITYDPDMQEVVDGIVVEVVEFGAFVGIGPVDGLLHVSQISDEYLAYDGENQQLASTESNQTLAVDDEVRARIVTKSIDERNPRDSKIGLTAKQPGLGKHGWLESKRQQSEASAEGN; via the coding sequence ATGTACAAACGGGTACGACTCAAAGATACAGTCGAAGTCCCACCCCGACACCTGGGCGACGTGACGCCCGAGCGGGTCAAGCGACTGTTGCAGGACAAGTTGGAAGGACGGATGGATGAGGACGTGGGGAGCGTCGTGAGCGTCGTGAACGTCAACGACATCGGCGAGGGCACCGTGCTGCCCAACCGCCCCGGCGTCTACTACGAGGCCGACTTCGACGCCATCACCTACGACCCCGACATGCAGGAGGTCGTCGACGGCATCGTGGTCGAAGTCGTCGAGTTCGGTGCCTTCGTCGGCATCGGCCCGGTCGACGGGCTGCTGCACGTCTCGCAGATATCCGACGAATACCTCGCCTACGACGGCGAGAACCAACAGCTCGCGTCGACCGAATCCAACCAGACGCTCGCCGTCGACGACGAGGTTCGCGCTCGCATCGTCACCAAGAGCATCGACGAGCGCAACCCGCGCGACTCGAAGATCGGCCTCACGGCCAAACAGCCGGGGCTCGGCAAGCACGGCTGGCTCGAATCGAAGCGCCAGCAGAGCGAGGCCTCGGCGGAGGGTAACTGA
- a CDS encoding translation initiation factor IF-2 subunit gamma yields the protein MVTKNPQQPEVNIGLVGHVDHGKTTLVQALSGSWTDQHSEEMKRGISIRLGYADATFRQIPGVDAPECYTVEEETEDGEETDVLRTVSFVDAPGHETLMATMLSGAAIMDGAILLVSATEDVPQAQTAEHLMALDIIGIENIVIAQNKVDLVDRERAVDNYEQIQEFVEGTVAEDAPIVPISAQQEVNLDLLIEAIEEEIPTPDRDETEDSQMYVARSFDINRPGTTWDGLAGGVIGGSVVAGKLEAGDELELRPGREVDEEGQTEWRSITTEIRSLQAGGNMVDEVRPGGLCGVGTGLDPSFTKGDALAGQVAGEPGTLPPTREQFTMDVELLDRVVGDEEGEGIDEISTGEPLMLTVGTATTVGAVTSARSGEAEVSLKRPVCAEEGAKIAINRRVGARWRLIGIGTLK from the coding sequence ATGGTGACGAAAAACCCACAACAACCGGAGGTGAACATCGGACTCGTCGGTCACGTCGACCACGGAAAGACGACGCTCGTTCAAGCGTTGTCCGGCTCGTGGACGGACCAGCACTCGGAGGAGATGAAGCGCGGTATCTCCATCCGACTCGGGTACGCCGACGCGACGTTCCGTCAGATTCCCGGCGTTGACGCGCCGGAGTGTTACACGGTCGAAGAGGAGACGGAAGACGGCGAGGAGACGGACGTACTCCGCACCGTCTCGTTCGTCGACGCGCCCGGCCACGAGACGCTCATGGCGACCATGCTCTCTGGTGCCGCCATCATGGACGGTGCCATCCTGCTCGTGAGCGCGACCGAGGACGTGCCGCAGGCCCAGACGGCCGAGCATCTGATGGCGCTCGACATCATCGGCATCGAGAACATCGTCATCGCGCAGAACAAGGTCGACCTCGTCGACCGCGAGCGAGCCGTCGACAACTACGAACAGATACAGGAGTTCGTGGAGGGTACGGTGGCCGAAGACGCGCCCATCGTCCCTATCAGTGCCCAGCAGGAGGTCAATCTCGACCTCCTCATCGAGGCCATCGAGGAGGAGATTCCGACGCCCGACCGCGACGAGACCGAAGACAGCCAGATGTACGTCGCGCGCAGCTTCGACATCAACCGCCCGGGGACGACCTGGGACGGCCTCGCGGGCGGCGTCATCGGCGGCAGCGTCGTCGCCGGCAAGCTCGAAGCGGGCGACGAACTCGAACTCCGCCCCGGCCGCGAGGTCGACGAGGAGGGCCAGACCGAGTGGCGCTCCATCACGACCGAAATCCGCTCGCTCCAAGCGGGCGGCAACATGGTCGACGAGGTCCGCCCCGGCGGGCTCTGCGGCGTCGGGACCGGTCTCGACCCGAGCTTCACGAAGGGCGACGCGCTCGCGGGACAGGTCGCCGGCGAGCCCGGCACGCTCCCGCCGACGCGCGAGCAGTTCACCATGGACGTGGAACTGCTCGACCGCGTCGTCGGCGACGAGGAAGGCGAGGGTATCGACGAGATATCCACCGGCGAGCCCCTGATGCTCACCGTCGGCACCGCGACCACGGTCGGCGCGGTGACGAGCGCGCGAAGCGGCGAGGCGGAAGTCTCGCTCAAGCGCCCCGTCTGCGCCGAGGAGGGCGCGAAGATAGCCATCAACCGCCGCGTGGGCGCTCGCTGGCGGCTCATCGGTATCGGGACGCTCAAGTGA
- the spt4 gene encoding transcription elongation factor subunit Spt4 — protein MAKPRLACRECHFVNDPDKQTCENCGSSSLTEDWAGYVVITHPEDSEIATEMNVTEPGGYALKVR, from the coding sequence ATGGCGAAGCCCCGTCTCGCCTGCCGCGAGTGCCACTTCGTCAACGACCCGGACAAACAGACCTGCGAGAACTGCGGGTCGAGCAGTCTCACCGAGGACTGGGCGGGCTACGTCGTCATCACCCACCCCGAAGACAGCGAAATCGCCACCGAGATGAACGTCACCGAACCCGGCGGCTACGCGCTGAAGGTCCGCTGA
- a CDS encoding MBL fold metallo-hydrolase, whose translation MRVTLLGTGDTTGTPTVGCDCETCLAARERGIERTRFSVHVQNERTGESLLVDFSPDFRHQFLTQDVPLPDEALVTHIHFDHLDGLGNVYRLLDDLSVHAADEVDPVTGESVADAIRSKFDYLDRISVEDRTPFESFRACGLDVTFVPVVHPPLVCYGVAIEDPETGAKLSLSGDTTYAIPEASRDVLRDPDLLLAEAIVPASVCEYHPIGGDDYDEDGVARTFGTKHMTREGAIALGEELNTDETRLVHVAHYYPADEAFEEPLAVDGEVYDL comes from the coding sequence ATGCGCGTGACCCTCCTCGGGACCGGCGACACGACCGGGACGCCCACCGTCGGCTGCGACTGCGAGACCTGCCTCGCGGCCCGCGAGCGAGGCATCGAGCGGACGCGCTTTTCGGTCCACGTGCAAAACGAGCGGACCGGCGAGTCGCTCCTCGTGGACTTCAGCCCCGACTTCCGCCACCAGTTTCTCACGCAGGACGTGCCGCTTCCCGACGAGGCCTTAGTAACTCACATTCACTTCGACCATCTCGACGGCCTCGGCAACGTTTACCGCCTCCTCGACGACCTCTCGGTCCACGCCGCCGACGAGGTCGACCCGGTCACGGGCGAGAGCGTCGCCGACGCGATTCGCTCGAAGTTCGACTACCTCGACCGCATCTCGGTCGAAGACCGGACGCCGTTCGAGTCGTTCCGCGCCTGCGGCCTCGACGTGACGTTCGTGCCGGTCGTCCACCCGCCGCTGGTCTGTTACGGCGTCGCCATCGAGGACCCCGAGACGGGTGCGAAGCTCTCGCTTTCGGGAGATACGACCTACGCGATTCCCGAGGCGTCGCGCGACGTGCTCCGCGACCCCGACCTGCTTCTCGCCGAGGCCATCGTCCCCGCGTCGGTCTGCGAGTACCACCCCATCGGCGGCGACGACTACGACGAAGACGGGGTCGCGCGGACCTTCGGCACGAAGCACATGACCCGCGAGGGAGCCATCGCGCTCGGCGAGGAACTGAACACCGACGAGACCCGCCTCGTCCACGTCGCCCACTACTATCCCGCCGACGAGGCGTTCGAAGAGCCGCTGGCGGTCGACGGCGAGGTGTACGACCTGTGA
- a CDS encoding ATP-binding protein, which produces MSERALEVVEFLLTAHLYTDDRTLDENDLPPRYRRVFWADAEDDGDEDDSSAAGIERPLVVTESVARKATGVEHPWDAISDLMFTQREEFSGRLSLTQPEMALEWFVKRADYDRLVTNPTVAKSVEDRDDVDVTHADAREQTRPIHADRVWIDSLLDEYFDDEDDAEMLDLVQVRAPEEIEMTLDDLVLTTDQEGEIHKLMKAIEHREYLADIGLREIGKILFVGPPGTGKTTVSRALAHELGLPFVEVKLSMITSQYLGETAKNVEKTFEVAKRLSPCILFIDEFDSVAKTRRSDEHAALKRAVNTLLKSIDDISLIRDEVILIGATNHPDQLDSAAWRRFDEIVNFPKPDRGMRADILRVITNRMDIDEFDPSAIADVTEGLTGSDLRLVLREAVLEALTEERMELTQDDLLEAVADFEERDNLKNLDMMSDSSELVAGAGSGSDDGHDHSHDHDHTDEHEGETQKDAGAAQ; this is translated from the coding sequence ATGAGTGAACGGGCGCTCGAGGTTGTCGAGTTTCTGCTGACGGCCCACCTCTACACTGACGACCGAACGCTTGACGAAAACGACCTTCCCCCGCGGTATCGACGCGTCTTCTGGGCGGACGCCGAGGACGACGGCGACGAGGACGACTCGTCGGCCGCCGGCATCGAGCGACCGCTCGTCGTGACCGAGTCCGTCGCGCGGAAGGCGACCGGCGTCGAACACCCCTGGGACGCGATTTCCGACCTCATGTTCACCCAACGTGAGGAGTTCTCCGGCCGCCTCTCGCTGACGCAGCCCGAGATGGCGCTGGAGTGGTTCGTCAAGCGAGCCGACTACGACCGGCTCGTGACGAACCCGACGGTGGCGAAGTCGGTCGAGGACCGCGACGACGTGGACGTGACCCACGCGGACGCGAGAGAACAGACCCGGCCGATTCACGCCGACCGCGTGTGGATAGACAGCCTGCTCGACGAGTACTTCGACGACGAGGACGACGCCGAGATGCTCGACCTCGTGCAGGTCCGCGCGCCCGAGGAAATCGAGATGACGCTCGACGACCTCGTACTCACGACGGACCAAGAGGGCGAGATTCACAAGCTGATGAAGGCCATCGAACACCGCGAGTACCTCGCGGACATCGGCCTCCGCGAAATCGGGAAGATCCTGTTCGTCGGACCGCCGGGGACCGGCAAGACCACCGTCTCGCGGGCGCTCGCCCACGAACTCGGCCTGCCGTTCGTCGAGGTGAAGCTCTCGATGATTACGAGCCAGTACCTCGGCGAGACGGCCAAGAACGTCGAGAAGACGTTCGAAGTGGCGAAGCGCCTGTCGCCGTGTATCCTCTTTATCGACGAGTTCGATTCGGTCGCCAAGACCCGCCGGTCGGACGAGCACGCAGCGCTCAAGCGCGCGGTCAACACGCTGCTCAAGAGCATCGACGACATCTCGCTGATTCGCGACGAGGTCATCCTCATCGGCGCGACCAACCACCCCGACCAGCTCGACTCGGCGGCGTGGCGGCGCTTCGACGAAATCGTCAACTTCCCCAAGCCGGACCGCGGGATGCGCGCCGACATCCTCCGCGTCATCACGAACCGGATGGACATCGACGAGTTCGACCCCTCGGCCATCGCGGACGTGACGGAGGGCCTCACCGGCTCCGACCTCCGACTCGTCCTCCGCGAGGCCGTCCTCGAAGCACTCACCGAAGAGCGGATGGAACTCACGCAGGACGACCTGCTCGAGGCCGTCGCCGACTTCGAAGAGCGTGACAACCTGAAGAACCTCGACATGATGTCCGACTCGTCGGAACTCGTCGCGGGGGCGGGGTCGGGGTCGGACGACGGTCACGACCACAGTCACGACCACGACCACACGGACGAACACGAAGGCGAGACGCAGAAAGACGCCGGCGCGGCGCAGTAG